A stretch of Paludisphaera borealis DNA encodes these proteins:
- a CDS encoding LptF/LptG family permease codes for MKIIDRERFWAFLKAYVICYISFVGLWIVLDAFSNVDEFMKRAVGFRQLMSVMGRYYLVRQADFFDKLGSVISMMAAIFTVTWMQRANEQLAMLAAGISTHRMIMPVIVSSIVVSGLSVANQELIIPRYAEELQKSHDDDGTQKITMLPSRYDSRGLCIIGKEADRASKTITGRFNVTVPKEIFGTGSQIEGKQATYITADHPTAPCAAGGWSGARRSGRRCPTRPWKTPSRSSWPSRTSPVFRRRSATFARSPETSSS; via the coding sequence TTGAAGATCATTGATCGAGAGCGCTTCTGGGCCTTCCTCAAGGCCTACGTCATCTGCTACATCTCGTTCGTCGGCCTCTGGATCGTGCTCGACGCGTTCTCGAACGTCGACGAGTTCATGAAGCGCGCCGTTGGCTTCCGGCAGTTGATGAGCGTGATGGGTCGGTACTACCTGGTCCGTCAGGCGGATTTCTTCGACAAGCTCGGCAGCGTGATCAGCATGATGGCGGCGATCTTCACCGTCACCTGGATGCAGCGCGCCAACGAGCAGCTCGCGATGCTGGCGGCGGGGATCAGCACGCATCGGATGATCATGCCGGTCATCGTCTCGTCGATCGTAGTCAGCGGCCTCTCGGTCGCGAATCAAGAGCTGATCATCCCCCGGTACGCCGAGGAGCTTCAGAAGTCGCACGACGACGACGGCACCCAGAAGATCACCATGCTACCCTCTCGCTACGATTCGCGAGGGCTCTGCATCATCGGCAAAGAAGCCGACCGCGCCTCCAAGACGATCACGGGGCGGTTCAACGTCACGGTCCCGAAAGAGATTTTCGGGACGGGAAGCCAGATCGAGGGGAAGCAGGCGACGTACATCACGGCCGACCATCCCACCGCCCCCTGCGCGGCGGGTGGCTGGTCCGGGGCGCGACGATCGGGCCGCCGCTGCCCGACAAGGCCCTGGAAGACCCCGAGTCGATCGTCGTGGCCGTCAAGGACGTCGCCGGTTTTCCGCCGCCGTTCGGCGACGTTCGCGAGATCGCCGGAGACGTCGTCTTCCTGA
- a CDS encoding LptF/LptG family permease encodes MAVKDVAGFPPPFGDVREIAGDVVFLKTTLSFEAMTRKSNWYQYGSMVDLVNGLVDPATDSSDRNDVTLYIHVRLLRPFLALTLMFMTLPLVLGGYGRNMFVNLGYALGNSALFYGVGLFCQYLGSSGVLAPALAAWLPLFFFATLATYRWGQIRT; translated from the coding sequence GTGGCCGTCAAGGACGTCGCCGGTTTTCCGCCGCCGTTCGGCGACGTTCGCGAGATCGCCGGAGACGTCGTCTTCCTGAAGACCACGCTGTCGTTCGAGGCGATGACCCGGAAATCGAACTGGTATCAGTATGGGTCGATGGTCGATCTGGTCAACGGTCTCGTCGACCCCGCGACCGATTCCTCCGATCGCAACGACGTGACGTTGTACATCCACGTCCGGCTTTTGCGCCCCTTCCTGGCGCTGACGCTCATGTTCATGACACTGCCGCTGGTGCTCGGCGGCTACGGCCGCAACATGTTCGTCAACCTCGGCTACGCGCTGGGCAACTCCGCGCTCTTCTACGGCGTCGGGCTGTTCTGCCAGTACCTCGGCAGCAGCGGCGTCCTCGCCCCTGCTCTAGCGGCCTGGCTGCCGCTCTTCTTCTTCGCCACCCTCGCGACCTATCGCTGGGGCCAGATCCGGACCTGA
- a CDS encoding ABC1 kinase family protein, which yields MADLIRETVNHLRDLPRYRQILTTLVRYGYQDVVSALHLDAIIRPIERAALGETPPVHDRPQRLRMVCEDLGPTFVKLGQLLSTRPDLIPEAYTNELAALRDDVRPFPFDQAEAILTKEYGRPLAECFASLDPVPVASASISQVHRAVLHDGRTIALKVRRPEIQKVVQADLDILKNLAQLAERRLPALGVYKPLALALEFERSLKRELDFTVELRTMHRCQQQFAGDPTAHIPFAVEEFSTPRVIAMEFIGGVSVDDLEGIRGLGLDPGQVAIAGAKILIKQIFQFGFFHADPHPGNLRVLPGGVIAPLDYGMFGQLDGRTRERIADLLAGLIAQDVDRVLKALDALDVRGDQVDPKALRRDVDELIHAYPELSLDAIDLSVLLRELVRVIRTHHLHIPPDLVLLIRSLVTIESTGRQLDPHFDIARQLEPPLRALALRRYHPIRLLNQSVRTAEDLQRIATLLPDLLSHSLESIKRGELNVKFDLQGFERLVKQLIRASNILAMGIVISGLLVASSLVLRVGPASLAYTGYAAGVILSLWLGWTMSRS from the coding sequence GTGGCCGACTTGATTCGTGAAACCGTCAATCATCTTCGCGACCTCCCGCGATACCGACAGATCCTCACGACCCTGGTGCGGTACGGCTATCAGGACGTCGTCTCGGCGCTTCACCTCGACGCCATCATCCGGCCGATCGAGCGGGCCGCCCTCGGCGAGACGCCTCCCGTCCACGACCGGCCGCAGCGACTCCGGATGGTCTGCGAGGATCTCGGACCGACGTTCGTCAAGCTCGGGCAACTTCTCAGCACCCGCCCCGATCTGATTCCCGAAGCCTACACCAACGAGCTCGCCGCCCTCCGCGACGACGTCCGCCCGTTCCCGTTCGACCAGGCCGAGGCGATCCTCACGAAGGAGTATGGCCGGCCGTTGGCCGAGTGCTTCGCCTCGCTCGACCCCGTGCCGGTGGCCTCGGCCTCGATCTCGCAGGTCCATCGCGCGGTGCTTCACGACGGCCGGACGATCGCGCTCAAGGTCCGGCGGCCGGAGATCCAAAAGGTCGTGCAGGCCGATCTCGACATCCTCAAAAACCTGGCCCAGCTCGCCGAGCGCCGGCTGCCCGCGCTCGGAGTCTACAAGCCGCTGGCCCTGGCCCTCGAGTTCGAGCGCAGCCTCAAGCGGGAGCTGGACTTCACGGTCGAGCTGCGGACGATGCACCGCTGCCAGCAGCAGTTCGCAGGCGATCCGACGGCCCACATCCCGTTCGCCGTCGAGGAGTTCTCGACGCCCCGGGTGATCGCGATGGAGTTCATCGGAGGGGTCTCGGTCGACGATCTCGAAGGCATCCGCGGGCTTGGGCTCGACCCCGGGCAAGTCGCCATCGCGGGCGCGAAAATCCTGATAAAGCAGATCTTCCAGTTCGGTTTCTTCCACGCCGATCCCCACCCCGGAAACCTTCGGGTGTTGCCCGGGGGCGTGATCGCGCCCCTCGACTACGGCATGTTCGGCCAGCTCGACGGTCGGACCCGCGAGCGGATCGCCGACCTCCTCGCCGGCCTCATCGCGCAGGACGTCGACCGGGTCTTGAAGGCCCTTGACGCGCTGGACGTCCGCGGCGACCAGGTCGACCCCAAGGCCCTCCGGCGCGACGTGGACGAACTCATCCACGCTTATCCGGAGCTGTCACTCGACGCGATCGATCTCAGCGTCCTGCTCCGCGAACTGGTCCGGGTGATCCGCACTCACCACCTGCACATCCCGCCCGACCTCGTACTCTTGATCCGCTCGCTGGTGACCATCGAGAGCACCGGCCGACAGCTCGACCCCCATTTCGACATCGCCCGCCAGCTTGAGCCGCCGCTCCGCGCGCTGGCGCTCCGCCGCTACCATCCGATCCGGCTTTTGAACCAATCCGTGCGGACCGCCGAAGACCTCCAGCGAATCGCCACGCTCTTGCCCGACTTGCTCAGCCACTCGCTCGAATCGATCAAGCGGGGCGAGCTGAACGTCAAGTTCGACCTCCAGGGCTTCGAGCGGCTGGTCAAGCAACTCATCCGCGCCAGCAACATCCTGGCGATGGGCATCGTGATCTCGGGTCTGCTCGTGGCGTCGTCGCTGGTCTTGCGCGTCGGGCCGGCGTCGCTGGCGTATACGGGCTACGCCGCCGGCGTGATCCTCAGCCTCTGGCTGGGTTGGACCATGTCGCGAAGCTGA
- a CDS encoding TPR end-of-group domain-containing protein has product MSSTTPTRIRRQLEEAEGYLMLEMPSYALGILESRSEWPTMPFEASFLKGEALRCLDRYREALISLEVAAALRPDDIAVALAQGWCYKRTNRLAQAVDSLERAARHEPENALIHYNLACYWSLASNASKALEELTVALRLKPELRRLIPDESDFNTLRGNSTFERLLRDATASK; this is encoded by the coding sequence ATGAGCTCGACCACTCCAACACGGATTCGCAGGCAGCTTGAGGAGGCCGAAGGGTACCTCATGCTCGAGATGCCGTCGTACGCGCTGGGAATCCTGGAGAGTCGCTCCGAATGGCCGACGATGCCTTTCGAGGCAAGCTTCTTGAAGGGCGAGGCGCTACGATGCCTCGATCGCTATCGCGAGGCCCTCATCTCTCTTGAAGTCGCCGCGGCCCTCCGCCCCGACGACATCGCCGTCGCCTTGGCCCAGGGATGGTGCTACAAGCGGACGAATCGCCTCGCTCAGGCCGTCGACTCGCTCGAACGAGCGGCGCGTCATGAGCCGGAGAACGCGCTGATCCATTACAATCTCGCGTGCTACTGGAGCCTCGCGTCGAATGCGTCGAAGGCCCTCGAAGAGCTGACCGTCGCCCTTCGCCTCAAGCCCGAACTGCGCAGGCTGATTCCCGACGAGAGCGATTTCAACACGCTCCGCGGCAACTCGACCTTTGAACGCTTATTGCGAGACGCCACGGCCTCGAAATAG
- a CDS encoding ADP-ribosylglycohydrolase family protein encodes MPHMSRIDRVRGCMLGLAVGDALGAPLEGLTAQQIKTHYGRVKNYVDGVQAWKRKPYRWRMRGLYSDDTQQALALCDNLLEFGRVDQQRLAELYLAMAEPKGSFLGVHRGIGRSFRQVLGDLQRGIEPRWSGQTKAGIGAAMRIAPVGLYCDGECDALFASVMEASVMTHRDIRSLSGALAVAHGVRRLAAGEARDPSLLLWIASDVARDEARIADDYGDVVMSLDRHPRSLSKALAHAESILDLPRDRALPALAEEANRHGAEPDCKRPTMGFPPACIPTCFYILLTTESFEEAITEIVNLGGDTDTTGAILGALAGAYYGVDEIPRRWLDGLQNRIGIENRALALAHRSAAGLEIPDLIATEQELSHKEGVHLGHYASLARNGGDCGANQVI; translated from the coding sequence ATGCCTCATATGTCCCGAATCGATCGCGTCCGAGGGTGTATGTTGGGCCTGGCCGTCGGCGACGCCCTTGGGGCTCCGCTCGAAGGCCTCACAGCCCAGCAGATCAAGACGCACTACGGCCGCGTCAAGAATTACGTGGACGGCGTGCAAGCCTGGAAGCGAAAGCCCTACCGCTGGCGGATGCGGGGGCTTTACTCCGACGACACGCAACAGGCCTTGGCCCTCTGCGACAACCTGCTTGAATTCGGCCGCGTGGATCAACAGCGTCTGGCCGAGTTGTACCTCGCGATGGCCGAGCCCAAGGGGTCGTTCCTCGGCGTCCACCGGGGCATCGGCCGCAGCTTCCGCCAGGTGCTGGGAGACCTTCAGCGCGGGATCGAGCCGCGCTGGAGCGGCCAGACGAAGGCCGGGATCGGGGCCGCGATGCGGATCGCTCCGGTGGGTCTGTACTGCGACGGCGAATGCGACGCCCTGTTCGCTTCGGTCATGGAAGCCAGCGTCATGACCCATCGCGACATCCGCAGCCTCAGCGGCGCCCTAGCGGTCGCCCACGGCGTGCGACGACTGGCCGCCGGCGAAGCCCGCGACCCCAGCCTGTTGCTCTGGATCGCCTCCGACGTCGCCCGCGACGAGGCCCGCATCGCCGACGACTACGGCGACGTCGTCATGTCGCTCGACCGCCATCCGCGATCGCTGTCGAAGGCGCTTGCCCATGCCGAGTCGATCCTCGACCTGCCTCGCGACCGAGCCTTGCCCGCGCTGGCCGAAGAGGCCAACCGCCACGGTGCCGAGCCCGACTGCAAGCGACCCACGATGGGGTTCCCTCCGGCCTGTATTCCAACCTGCTTCTACATCCTGCTCACCACCGAAAGCTTCGAGGAAGCCATCACCGAGATCGTCAACCTCGGCGGCGACACCGACACCACCGGGGCCATCCTCGGTGCCCTCGCCGGCGCTTACTACGGCGTCGACGAGATCCCCCGCCGCTGGCTCGACGGCCTTCAGAACCGAATCGGCATCGAGAACCGCGCCCTGGCGCTCGCCCACCGCTCGGCGGCCGGACTCGAGATCCCCGACCTGATCGCCACCGAGCAAGAGTTGAGCCACAAGGAAGGCGTCCACCTGGGACACTACGCCTCGCTCGCCCGCAACGGCGGCGACTGCGGTGCCAACCAGGTGATCTGA
- a CDS encoding DUF2617 family protein, whose amino-acid sequence MGVSFGRARIADLAFHVFHRSLHPEWFSTRAHLRVSRGEWQADVRIIEGGHSIVFGSRSFRLTEVLAGPETLLPEPGLLYHSPIRNERSTTLRPGELLDYQACFEVERVDPEVFRHLCEEMTADSTLDGLFHQFGSSNRLAPRPISRIHVDARTRGISIQAFHTFPDELAIVRSLSLYELLPRLSNS is encoded by the coding sequence ATGGGCGTGAGTTTCGGACGGGCTCGAATCGCCGACCTGGCCTTTCATGTGTTTCACCGTTCCCTTCACCCGGAATGGTTCTCGACTCGCGCGCACCTTCGGGTCTCGCGCGGGGAATGGCAAGCCGACGTCCGCATCATCGAAGGGGGCCACTCGATCGTCTTCGGTTCGCGGTCCTTTCGACTGACGGAAGTCCTCGCCGGCCCCGAAACCCTGCTCCCGGAACCTGGGCTGCTCTACCACTCGCCGATTCGCAACGAGCGCTCCACCACCCTCCGCCCGGGCGAACTGCTCGATTACCAGGCGTGCTTCGAAGTCGAGCGGGTCGACCCCGAAGTCTTTCGCCACCTCTGCGAGGAAATGACCGCCGACTCCACCCTCGACGGCCTCTTCCACCAGTTCGGGTCCTCCAACCGCCTGGCGCCGCGACCGATCAGCCGCATCCACGTCGACGCCCGCACCCGAGGAATCTCGATCCAGGCCTTCCACACCTTCCCCGACGAACTCGCCATCGTGCGCTCGCTGTCGCTCTACGAGTTGCTCCCTCGCCTCTCGAACTCCTGA
- a CDS encoding class I SAM-dependent methyltransferase, protein MDTLLHPEPLLPLRAWRALRSRGVRYAWHKTLRRSLGRWPTWKRRLIYADPRAYWTLRGGRDYFREQEGQVGRTLRAEWIADRVAAYRPTSILEIGCGYGKLLQAIRVRTDAPLAGLDFSRSQLGAAREFLNGQDDVELFLGRGDQLPFADGSFDMVVTSAVILHNPPEIADKIRREVIRVARRFAAHNEEMNVSYNRYGYDTAAWYRSQGFRIAESGPIPMDPDPVLSQFCVVRVNG, encoded by the coding sequence ATGGACACGCTGCTACACCCCGAGCCGCTACTTCCCCTCCGCGCCTGGCGGGCTCTGCGATCACGAGGCGTCCGCTATGCATGGCACAAGACGCTTCGACGCTCGCTCGGCCGATGGCCGACGTGGAAGCGCCGACTGATCTACGCTGATCCTCGCGCGTATTGGACGCTCCGGGGCGGTCGTGATTATTTTCGGGAGCAAGAAGGTCAGGTCGGCCGCACCCTCCGCGCCGAGTGGATCGCGGATCGGGTGGCGGCCTATCGACCGACCTCGATTCTCGAAATCGGCTGCGGCTACGGCAAGCTCCTTCAGGCGATCCGCGTTCGGACCGACGCCCCTCTCGCCGGCCTCGACTTCAGCCGTTCCCAGCTCGGCGCGGCGCGCGAGTTTCTGAACGGTCAAGATGACGTCGAGTTGTTTCTCGGACGAGGCGATCAATTGCCGTTCGCCGATGGGTCGTTCGATATGGTCGTGACCTCGGCCGTGATCCTCCACAACCCTCCCGAGATCGCCGACAAGATCCGCCGCGAGGTGATTCGCGTCGCTCGCCGGTTCGCCGCGCACAACGAAGAAATGAACGTCAGCTACAACCGCTACGGCTACGACACGGCCGCCTGGTACCGCAGCCAGGGTTTCCGGATCGCCGAATCGGGGCCGATCCCGATGGACCCCGATCCCGTGCTCTCCCAGTTCTGCGTCGTTCGAGTCAACGGATGA
- a CDS encoding ArnT family glycosyltransferase has product MFDLGFALFLALVSAGLGWRILRWLGGSPEHPVDVFGLALPLGMGLLALAALLLGQFRGLNIIGLAVLVGVVTELGLFSGFRLVRELARSADFGSAWKAARVDDRVMGVFLIATVAATALTSLTPVTDGDALCYHLQVPKVFLIQESVFFDPDLHETVYPLTAEMLYMVALAFRGPIACRCIQWMLGLALAANATALARPSLGGRAWWAGMAALLVPAVTNGMTAPLNDVALAAFGTAAIVAWVRLLDNPGRKAAILAGVFAGLAAGVKYPALVLSALLVTGIVLRPLYERRRVAELGWSKSLRLAAWFAFAAAAAGGAWYLRAYVYTGNPVFPFFRSWFGSGLEEVLAPIKRPLPVTLWNIVTSIGPLTLEPHRFDSFAHQFGPIFLLFLPALLLEKAPRRVLGLVLLGYGFLMVCMTQRQSMRFLLIAVGPLSVGVAYLAATWRERQTIPARVLATLLIAVLGLETCVAMTRAGRSVGTVLGSESSVQFLARCEPTFKVGRWVSEHLPRTARLIGQDHRGFYIPRKYTMELAHRRRTGLGANGESDREIIDALRRDGYTHLMLCPPKPDGEVEVEFDPTLGTLLAPWLALHKPLYKEDLGDSDGLVRSYAIYDLEVADLGAVRTDGVIR; this is encoded by the coding sequence ATGTTCGACCTGGGATTCGCACTCTTCCTGGCGCTGGTCTCCGCCGGTCTCGGCTGGCGGATCTTGCGATGGCTCGGTGGCTCTCCCGAGCATCCAGTCGACGTCTTCGGGCTCGCTCTGCCGCTGGGCATGGGCCTGCTCGCGCTGGCCGCCCTCCTGCTCGGCCAGTTCCGCGGCCTGAACATCATCGGCTTGGCGGTGCTGGTGGGGGTCGTGACGGAACTCGGGCTGTTCTCGGGCTTTCGGCTGGTTCGCGAACTCGCGCGATCGGCGGATTTCGGATCGGCCTGGAAAGCCGCGCGGGTCGACGATCGCGTGATGGGGGTTTTTCTGATCGCGACCGTCGCCGCCACGGCGCTGACGTCACTGACGCCGGTCACCGACGGCGACGCGCTCTGTTACCATCTTCAGGTTCCCAAGGTCTTTCTGATCCAGGAATCGGTCTTCTTCGACCCCGACCTTCACGAGACGGTTTATCCGCTGACGGCCGAGATGCTCTACATGGTCGCCTTGGCCTTCCGGGGACCGATCGCCTGCCGTTGCATTCAGTGGATGCTCGGGCTCGCCCTCGCGGCCAACGCCACGGCCCTGGCCCGACCGAGCCTGGGCGGCCGAGCCTGGTGGGCGGGCATGGCGGCCCTGCTCGTGCCGGCGGTCACCAACGGCATGACCGCGCCGCTCAACGACGTCGCGCTCGCGGCGTTCGGGACCGCGGCGATCGTCGCCTGGGTCCGCCTGCTCGACAACCCGGGTCGCAAGGCGGCGATCCTCGCTGGCGTTTTCGCGGGGCTGGCGGCGGGCGTCAAATACCCGGCCCTCGTGCTCTCGGCTCTGCTGGTGACGGGCATCGTGCTGCGGCCGTTGTATGAGCGAAGGCGGGTGGCTGAACTGGGCTGGTCGAAGTCGCTCCGGCTGGCGGCCTGGTTCGCGTTCGCGGCGGCGGCGGCCGGTGGAGCCTGGTATCTCCGGGCGTATGTTTACACCGGCAACCCGGTCTTCCCGTTCTTTCGGTCGTGGTTCGGATCGGGACTTGAAGAAGTGCTGGCGCCGATCAAACGGCCACTGCCTGTAACGCTCTGGAACATCGTGACTTCCATCGGTCCGTTGACGCTGGAGCCGCACCGGTTCGACAGCTTCGCGCATCAGTTCGGGCCGATCTTCCTCCTTTTCCTGCCGGCCTTGCTGCTCGAAAAGGCGCCCCGTCGGGTGCTGGGGTTGGTCTTGCTCGGCTATGGTTTTCTGATGGTCTGCATGACGCAACGGCAGAGCATGCGTTTTCTGTTGATCGCCGTCGGGCCGCTCTCGGTCGGCGTCGCCTACCTGGCGGCGACCTGGCGCGAGCGCCAGACGATCCCAGCGCGGGTGCTGGCGACGTTGCTCATCGCCGTGCTCGGCCTCGAAACCTGCGTGGCGATGACCCGGGCGGGACGGTCGGTCGGTACCGTGCTCGGCAGCGAGTCCTCGGTGCAGTTTCTGGCTCGTTGCGAGCCGACGTTCAAGGTCGGGCGCTGGGTGTCGGAACATCTCCCCCGGACGGCCCGCCTGATCGGCCAGGACCACCGGGGCTTTTACATTCCTCGCAAGTACACGATGGAACTGGCGCATCGGCGTCGGACGGGGTTGGGCGCGAACGGGGAGTCGGATCGCGAGATCATCGACGCCCTCCGTCGCGACGGCTACACGCACCTGATGCTCTGTCCGCCGAAGCCCGACGGTGAGGTCGAGGTCGAATTCGACCCGACGCTGGGCACGTTGCTGGCTCCCTGGCTGGCATTGCACAAGCCGTTGTACAAGGAAGACCTTGGCGACTCCGACGGACTGGTTCGCAGCTACGCGATCTATGACCTGGAGGTCGCCGACCTTGGGGCCGTCCGGACCGACGGCGTGATCCGATGA
- a CDS encoding CDP-alcohol phosphatidyltransferase family protein — MSADHPSLTQLRAVVQKGRHREIGNWLARRVARPSAVYGTWLAVRLGITANQATLASLAASLGGAAAIGSGDRVAFVAGVGLCHLAFWLDHVDGQIARWRGTASLDGVYYDYLMHHMANLALGFGLGFGLAQRTGGLFWAPVGFAIAAGWAVLSLHNDCRYKAFFQRLKSSPENYRVDGGAGGRPAPPPAWPRRGRAAITYPLYKACEPHVVLLGLTGLAVLAVVDPRAWEACWKACALAMAVIAPLLGAARVARSVSRRSTEAEFRAWFRPIGEFVAGAGDGNVVSRHRPLDMAGDDVVSPTAEDRSNEAA; from the coding sequence ATGAGCGCTGATCATCCCAGCCTCACGCAGTTGCGGGCGGTTGTTCAGAAAGGCCGACACCGCGAGATCGGCAACTGGCTGGCCCGGCGCGTGGCGCGGCCGTCGGCCGTTTACGGGACCTGGTTGGCGGTTCGGCTCGGGATCACGGCCAACCAGGCGACGCTCGCCTCGCTGGCCGCCAGCCTCGGCGGCGCGGCGGCGATCGGCTCGGGAGACCGCGTCGCGTTCGTGGCCGGCGTCGGGCTGTGCCACCTGGCTTTCTGGCTCGACCACGTGGACGGTCAGATCGCGCGATGGCGCGGCACCGCGAGCCTCGACGGCGTGTATTACGACTATCTGATGCACCACATGGCGAACCTGGCGTTGGGATTCGGGTTGGGTTTCGGGCTGGCCCAGAGAACGGGTGGCCTGTTCTGGGCACCGGTCGGGTTTGCGATCGCCGCCGGTTGGGCCGTGCTGAGCCTGCACAACGACTGCCGCTACAAAGCGTTCTTCCAGCGGCTCAAGAGCAGTCCGGAGAACTATCGCGTCGACGGCGGCGCGGGGGGACGGCCCGCGCCGCCTCCGGCGTGGCCTCGTCGCGGCCGCGCGGCGATCACCTATCCGTTGTACAAGGCGTGCGAGCCGCACGTCGTGCTGCTGGGGCTGACGGGGCTCGCGGTGTTGGCGGTCGTTGATCCGCGAGCCTGGGAAGCCTGCTGGAAGGCTTGCGCTCTGGCGATGGCCGTGATCGCTCCGTTGCTGGGTGCCGCCCGCGTGGCGCGGTCGGTTTCGAGGCGATCGACCGAAGCCGAGTTCCGCGCGTGGTTTCGGCCGATCGGGGAATTCGTCGCGGGCGCTGGCGATGGGAACGTCGTTTCTCGACACCGCCCCCTGGACATGGCCGGCGACGACGTAGTATCACCGACTGCGGAGGATCGATCGAACGAAGCGGCGTGA
- a CDS encoding Gfo/Idh/MocA family protein, whose product MPETVLDAVAHLPEWPVRRDWGIGVVGAGFIVRDCHLVAYNDAGFQTLAITSRTESRAREVAEFRGVSRVYPTVEALLDDPEIEIVDVAVPPAEQPAVIRRIVDHPRKVRGILAQKPLAFTSAEAHDLVAACDAAGIALQVNQNMRYDHSVRALKALLDRRVLGDPVLATIELRAIPHWMPWARDGRSLSTFIMSIHHLDTFRYWLGDPQRVLASTRPDPRTTFAHADGINLAILEFANGARASSWDDVWSGPAREGAGADLGVRWRFEGTDGLALGTIGWPAWPRREPSTLTYSTRSDHGKWHKPVWPHAWFPDAFAGTMSGLMRAIEDGSEPDISGRDNLRTIALCEAVLAAASEHRVVPFAEFLS is encoded by the coding sequence ATGCCCGAGACCGTGCTCGACGCCGTGGCGCACCTGCCAGAATGGCCCGTCCGTCGCGACTGGGGGATCGGCGTGGTGGGCGCGGGCTTCATCGTCCGCGACTGCCACCTGGTCGCCTACAACGACGCCGGGTTTCAAACGCTGGCGATCACGTCGCGGACGGAGTCGCGAGCGCGCGAAGTCGCCGAGTTTCGGGGCGTGTCTCGGGTGTATCCGACGGTCGAGGCCCTGCTCGACGATCCGGAGATCGAAATCGTCGACGTCGCTGTTCCGCCGGCCGAGCAACCCGCCGTGATCCGCCGAATCGTCGACCACCCGCGGAAGGTTCGCGGAATCCTGGCGCAGAAGCCGTTGGCTTTCACCTCCGCCGAGGCCCACGATCTGGTCGCGGCCTGCGACGCGGCGGGGATCGCGCTTCAGGTTAATCAGAATATGCGGTACGACCACTCGGTGCGGGCTCTCAAGGCGCTTCTCGACCGCCGTGTTCTGGGCGATCCGGTGCTGGCGACGATCGAGCTGCGCGCGATCCCGCACTGGATGCCCTGGGCCCGCGACGGCCGTTCGCTGTCGACCTTCATCATGAGCATCCACCACCTCGACACCTTCCGCTACTGGCTGGGCGACCCTCAACGGGTCCTCGCGAGCACCCGCCCCGACCCTCGGACGACGTTCGCCCACGCCGACGGCATCAACCTGGCGATCCTGGAATTCGCCAATGGCGCTCGGGCGTCGAGCTGGGACGACGTCTGGTCGGGCCCGGCGCGCGAGGGCGCTGGGGCCGACCTCGGCGTTCGGTGGCGGTTCGAGGGGACCGACGGCCTGGCCCTGGGGACGATCGGCTGGCCCGCCTGGCCCCGTCGCGAGCCGAGCACGCTGACCTATTCGACCCGGTCCGACCACGGGAAATGGCATAAGCCGGTTTGGCCGCACGCCTGGTTCCCTGACGCCTTCGCCGGCACGATGTCCGGATTGATGCGGGCGATCGAGGACGGAAGCGAGCCCGACATCTCCGGTCGCGACAATCTGCGGACGATCGCGCTTTGCGAGGCCGTCCTCGCCGCCGCGTCGGAACACCGCGTGGTGCCGTTCGCCGAGTTCCTGTCATGA